A window of the Tripterygium wilfordii isolate XIE 37 chromosome 12, ASM1340144v1, whole genome shotgun sequence genome harbors these coding sequences:
- the LOC120010671 gene encoding histidine-containing phosphotransfer protein 1-like, giving the protein MEGVFQLQKQLVDYTASLFKEGFLDDQFNQLQQLQDESNPNFVVEVVSLFFQDSERLLNELTRALEQRSVDFKRVDAQIHQLKGSSSSIGAQRVQRVCIAFRNFCDEQKIEGCITCLEQVKQEYSLLKNKLETLFKLERQVLDTKGSISM; this is encoded by the exons ATGGAAGGAGTGTTTCAGTTGCAGAAACAGTTGGTTGACTACACAGCTTCACTGTTCAAAGAG GGATTTCTGGATGATCAGTTTAACCAACTTCAGCAACTGCAAGATGAGAGCAACCCAAATTTTGTAGTTGAAGtggtttctctcttctttcaagACTCTGAGAGGCTTCTTAATGAACTGACAAGAGCTCT AGAGCAGAGAAGTGTAGATTTCAAAAGAGTGGATGCCCAAATTCACCAGTTAAAGGGTAGCAGCTCCAG CATTGGTGCTCAGAGAGTTCAAAGAGTCTGCATTGCCTTCCGCAACTTCTGCGATGAGCAGAAAATTGAAGG gtgCATAACATGTCTAGAACAAGTGAAGCAGGAGTATTCTCTTCTCAAAAACAAGCTTGAAACTCTATTCAAG CTTGAGCGGCAGGTTTTGGACACAAAGGGGTCTATTTCTATGTAA
- the LOC120010496 gene encoding L10-interacting MYB domain-containing protein-like codes for MSHTTPPAPSTPVPNKANWDSAQTKVFVDLCVEQVNEGRRPGSHFTKEGWQKIAVGFFEKTGKRYDQPQFKNKWDNLKKDYKLWKKLRLHDTGTGWDNVHNTILADNDWWERRIKEDKKVAKFRIQGPENLEQLEARFDGQFATGEFAMFAGASHQNAVQTNEELLRTSTGENVHSIHLGSDSSSDQEFDVNIEQSNEVTSSPTLTHRQVKRRSGKSGTRGKKKRRASMSDYREDISKSLGNLVSAMSSRTNEIASPPISSAKAEIAECMRILEEIPETVEMGDLLLFALKLFQNKDHREYFTAMLRRD; via the exons ATGAGTCATACCACACCTCCTGCACCATCAACCCCTGTACCAAACAAGGCCAATTGGGACTCTGCCCAAACCAAAGTGTTTGTTGATCTTTGTGTCGAACAAGTAAATGAAGGACGTAGACCTGGTTCACACTTCACCAAAGAAGGCTGGCAGAAGATAGCTGTtggattttttgagaaaacagGGAAGCGATATGATCAGCCACAATTCAAGAACAAATGGGACAATCTGAAGAAGGATtacaaattgtggaagaaattgcGTCTTCATGACACTGGGACCGGATGGGACAATGTCCATAACACCATTCTTGCTGACAATGACTGGTGGGAGAGAAGAATTAAG GAAGACAAAAAGGTTGCAAAGTTTCGAATCCAGGGACCAGAAAACCTTGAGCAATTGGAGGCACGATTTGATGGTCAATTTGCCACTGGTGAATTTGCAATGTTTGCAGGTGCATCACACCAAAATGCAGTCCAAACTAATGAAGAATTGCTAAGGACCAGCACTGGTGAAAATGTGCATTCTATCCATCTCGGCTCTGATTCTTCCAGTGATCAAGAGTTTGACGTAAACATTGAGCAGAGTAATGAAGTGACTAGCTCCCCCACACTAACACATCGTCAAGTTAAGAGGAGGTCAGGCAAATCAGGGACACGTGGGAAGAAGAAGCGTAGGGCATCCATGTCTGATTATCGCGAAGACATTAGCAAGTCCTTAGGCAATCTTGTGTCCGCAATGAGCAGCCGGACAAATGAAATTGCCAGTCCCCCTATTTCATCTGCAAAAGCTGAAATAGCTGAGTGTATGAGAATTTTGGAGGAAATTCCAGAGACTGTCGAGATGGGAGATTTGTTGTTGTTTGCTCTCAAGTTGTTTCAGAACAAAGATCATCGTGAGTACTTCACTGCAATGTTACGCAGGGACTGA
- the LOC120011217 gene encoding histone H2AX-like, protein MSSTGGGSTKGGRGKPKATKSVSRSSKAGLQFPVGRIARFLKAGKYAERVGAGAPVYLSAVLEYLAAEVLELAGNAARDNKKNRIVPRHIQLAVRNDEELSKLLGSVTIANGGVLPNIHQTLLPKKMGKGKGDIGSASQEF, encoded by the exons ATGAGTTCCACTGGTGGAGGCTCGACGAAGGGAGGAAGAGGAAAGCCGAAGGCAACGAAGTCTGTTTCACGGTCTTCGAAGGCGGGGCTCCAGTTTCCCGTCGGCAGGATTGCCAGGTTCCTTAAGGCCGGAAAGTATGCTGAGCGTGTCGGTGCTGGAGCTCCGGTCTATCTCTCTGCCGTTCTTGAATACCTAGCTGCCGAG GTTCTGGAGCTTGCAGGGAACGCAGCAAGAGATAATAAAAAGAATCGTATTGTGCCGAGGCACATACAGCTTGCAGTTAGGAACGATGAAGAGCTGAGCAAGCTTTTGGGTTCAGTGACCATTGCAAATGGTGGTGTGTTGCCCAACATTCACCAGACTCTTCTCCCCAAGAAGATGGGCAAGGGAAAAGGCGATATTGGATCTGCCTCTCAAGAGTTTTAG
- the LOC120010663 gene encoding uncharacterized protein LOC120010663, with translation MAYVSNLESIWMGSVVYSRSLFCTVPQLKNSWCRVLGSSEIEVSRRRVLEQVDKELENGNEREALSLVKGLLSKPGGLRCFGAARQVPQRLYTLEELKLNGIETKSFLSPVDTTLGSVERNLQLAVIVGAISAWNAFGFNPQQVLFISLGLLFLWTWDSVAFNGGVGNLVLDTVGHTFSQKYHNRVIQHEAGHFLIAYLLGILPKGYTLSSLEAFKKEGSLNVQAGTTFVDFEFLEEVNAGKVSAMTLNKFLCIALAGVATEYLLYGFAEGGLGDINQLDILLKSLGFTQKKTDSQVRWSVLNTILILRRHEMARARLAEAMSTGKSIGSCIDIIEDSINYADI, from the exons ATGGCTTATGTTTCCAATTTGGAATCGATATGGATGGGGAGTGTTGTCTATAGCAGGAGCTTATTTTGTACAGTTCCACAACTGAAGAATTCTTGGTGTAGGGTTTTGGGTTCCTCTGAAATTGAGGTTTCAAGGAGAAGAGTGTTGGAGCAAGTGGATAAGGAGCTAGAGAATGGAAATGAGAGGGAAGCACTGTCTCTTGTAAAGGGTCTGCTATCCAAACCTGGTGGTCTGCGTTGTTTTGGTGCAGCTCGGCAG GTACCTCAAAGGTTGTACACTTTGGAGGAATTGAAGTTGAATGGAATAGAAACCAAGTCTTTTCTATCTCCAGTGGATACTACTCTTGGCTCTGTTGAAAGGAATCTGCAGCTTGCGGTAATTGTTGGAGCGATTTCTGCTTGGAATGCATTTGGATTCAACCCACAACAAGTCCTCTTCATTTCTCTGGGTTTGTTGTTTTTATGGACATGGGATTCT gtgGCTTTCAATGGTGGAGTTGGCAACTTGGTCCTCGACACAGTTGGTCACACCTTCAGTCAGAAGTACCATAATAGAGTCATTCAA CATGAAGCTGGGCACTTCCTGATTGCCTACTTGCTTGGTATTCTTCCAAAGGGTTATACACTGTCAAGTTTGGAAGCTTTCAAGAAGGAAGGATCTCTCAATGTTCAAGCAGGGACAACTTTTGTGGATTTCGAGTTCCTTGAAGAA GTTAATGCAGGAAAAGTATCAGCTATG ACCCTGAACAAGTTCTTATGTATAGCACTAGCCGGTGTGGCAACTGAGTACCTTTTATATGGATTTGCTGAAGGAGGGCTTGGTGACATTAATCAG TTGGACATATTACTCAAAAGCTTGGGCTTCACACAGAAGAAAACAGATTCTCAAGTCAGATGGTCTGTACTGAACACTATCTTAATTTTGCGTCGCCATGAAATGGCCCGAGCAAGACTTGCAGAAGCCATGTCCACTGGAAAATCCATAGGATCTTGCATTGACATCATAGAGGACAGTATAAATTATGCAGATATATAG